CATAGATATCTTCCGGAAGATCTTTGCCTGCCGGGACATTGTTCAGACTCATGTCGGTTTCCTTCTCTTCAAACCTGAAATGGCGTGGCGGTCATTATAGCCAAAACGCGCTTAATGTCCCCGATTTTTAGCGCCTTCTAGTGGCTGGAGATAGGCCAGTATTGATTGACCGGGCAGTGTTGTACACCGACCATTCCTGCGGCGGCGGGAATGGCGAAGGATGAAGAGGTCTTAGTCGGCCGAACTTTTTTTCTTACGCAGTTTGTTCCAGATTTTGCTTTCCTGCCCGCGCCATAAACGCTGGATATTGTCGTGGTGACGCACCAATATCAGACAGGAGAGCATGGCGACAGGGAACGTGAACTGCGGCTTGAACCACCAGACATAGAACGGCGCAATCAGCGCGCTGATAATCGCCCCCAGAGACGAGTAGCCGCTCAGCAGCACGGTAAGCAACCAGGTTCCCGTCATCAGGCCGGTGAGATCCCAGCCGATTGGCGCGATGGCGCCGAACGCCGTGGCGACGCCTTTGCCGCCCTGGAAATGAAAAAACACCGGATAGATATGGCCAAGACAGGCGGCGATAGCGGTCAGACCTAGGTATAGCGGGGGAACGCCCAACGCATACGCCGCCCAGACGGGCAGCATGCCTTTTAATACGTCGAAGATCAGTACGGCGGCAGCGACGGATTTCCCGCCGATACGTAATACGTTGGTGGCGCCGGGATTCCCAGAGCCATGCTCGCGAGGGTCCGGCAGCCCGGCGATCCGACAAACCAGAATCGCGCTGGAAATGGAGCCACACAGATACGCGATTAATATCATACCAAGCGCGGTAGCACTCATAACGCGGTTCCGTTTAATAGAAAGACGTTCAATAAAAGGACGTTTAATAAGGGTCGTTTTACTCTTTGCATCTGTGGATAATACGCATATTCCGTCGGAAGTGGTATCCGACAACGACAAAAACAGAGAATGGCGTGATGGATATCGTATTTATTGAGGAACTTACCGTAATTACCACCATTGGTGTTTACGACTGGGAACAGACCATCCAGCAGAAGCTGGTGTTTGATATCGAAATGGGTTGGGATAACCGTCAGGCGGCGGGAAGCGATGACGTTAACGACTGCCTGAGCTACGCCGACGTCAGCGAGGCGGTGATTGCGCTGGTGGCGGGACAGCGCTTTGCGCTGGTTGAACGCGTCGCGGAAGAGGTGGCGACAATGCTTATGCGGCGTTTCTCCATCCCCTGGTTACGCATTAAGGTTTGCAAGCCGGGCGCGGTGGCGCAGGCGCGGCAGGTCGGCGTAATTATTGAGCGCGGGACGCGATAAATCCGATTTTGCTTAAATAATGCTGCGCTGTACGTAACGAAACAGTAACCTGAAGGGTCTATAAAGCGGGTATAGCGGCTTGCTAAGCAGCGCAGCCGCTTTTTTATGGCGGGCTATCCCAGCCCGCTACCCTTACGGGGCGTCGCAAGCGACGTTCGAAAACGCCCGAAGGGCCGTTGTGATGCGGCGTTAAAGCATACTTCAGGCGTTTTGGGGATGGTGTAAGGTTTTATGTTTCAATAATAAGAAGCAAGGATTCTAGATGGCAGATCTGCATTCGTTGTTCATTGCATTTATTCTTGGTGTGGTTGAGGGACTTACTGAGTTTTTACCCGTATCCTCCACCGGTCATATGATTATTGTCGGTCATTGGTTGGGGTTTGCGGATGACAAGGCAAAAACGTTTGAGGTGATCATTCAACTCGGTTCAATTCTGGCGGTCGTCGTGATGTTCTGGCGCCGCCTGTTTGGTCTTATTGGTATCCATTTCGGTCAGGTTCCGCATGAAGGTCATACCGCCGGGCGTTTAAAGCTGAGTCATATCCTGCTGGCGATGATTCCGGCTGTGGTGCTCGGCCTGATTTTTCACGATGTGATCAAATCGCTGTTTGAACCCCGAAATGTCATGTACGCGCTAGTGGTCGGCGGTTTCCTGCTACTGGCGGCGGAATGGTTGAAACCCCGGCATCCGCGGGCGGTTGGGTTGGATGATATTACTCATCGCCAGGCGTTTATGATCGGCTGCTTCCAGTGTTTAGCGCTCTGGCCGGGTTTTTCTCGCTCCGGCGCCACGATTTCCGGCGGGATGCTGGTGGGCGTCAGCCGTTATGCCGCATCGGAGTTCTCTTTCATTCTGGCGGTTCCCATGATGTTGGGCGCGACGGTGCTGGATCTTTATAAGAGCTGGCATTTTCTGTCGCTGGCCGATGTGCCGATGTTCGCCGTGGGCTTTATTACGGCCTTTATCGTGGCGCTGATTGCGATTAAAACCTTTTTGCAGGTTATCAAACGCATCTCTTTCGTTCCTTTCGCGATTTATCGCTTTATCGTCGCGGCGGCGGTGTACATGGTGTTTCTGTAATCCTGCTCGCAAAGTAAAAAAGCCGCGCAGCGGCGCGGCTTCAGACTGTTGACAAAGCCCCTAATATACCTCTGCCATCCTTCACGGCCCCAGCGCGGTCATTCCCGCAGTAGTAGGCGGGAATATCCTGCTGAAACCGTAAACAGCCATTGGCTGATTCCCGCCTACGCGGGAATGACGGGTTTGGGAAGGTTTGTCATCAACCTCGCCGCGCATGGCGCGGCTTTTGCTTATATCGCTGACGGGGCGTTATCCGCCTGTTGCGCTTTCCACCGCTCCAACGCTTTGCTACGGCGGCGATTAAGTTCGTTGCGTACCTCAATGCCCTGAAAACCATCGGCAACGACTTCCGCGCTGGTGACGCCGCGCGCGACGCGAAAAGCTTCGCGCAGATAGTCGCCTTGCGGGTAAGCGGTTTCCTCAAAGCCGGCGCGCCCGCGGGCGTCTGCCTCGCTGGTGATCGCCAACTGTTCCAGCCGCTGCGGTTTACGCCAGACATCCAGGGCGTCAAACAGCTTCAGCAGCG
This window of the Brenneria goodwinii genome carries:
- the plsY gene encoding glycerol-3-phosphate 1-O-acyltransferase PlsY, with amino-acid sequence MSATALGMILIAYLCGSISSAILVCRIAGLPDPREHGSGNPGATNVLRIGGKSVAAAVLIFDVLKGMLPVWAAYALGVPPLYLGLTAIAACLGHIYPVFFHFQGGKGVATAFGAIAPIGWDLTGLMTGTWLLTVLLSGYSSLGAIISALIAPFYVWWFKPQFTFPVAMLSCLILVRHHDNIQRLWRGQESKIWNKLRKKKSSAD
- the folB gene encoding bifunctional dihydroneopterin aldolase/7,8-dihydroneopterin epimerase — translated: MDIVFIEELTVITTIGVYDWEQTIQQKLVFDIEMGWDNRQAAGSDDVNDCLSYADVSEAVIALVAGQRFALVERVAEEVATMLMRRFSIPWLRIKVCKPGAVAQARQVGVIIERGTR
- the bacA gene encoding undecaprenyl-diphosphate phosphatase, whose translation is MADLHSLFIAFILGVVEGLTEFLPVSSTGHMIIVGHWLGFADDKAKTFEVIIQLGSILAVVVMFWRRLFGLIGIHFGQVPHEGHTAGRLKLSHILLAMIPAVVLGLIFHDVIKSLFEPRNVMYALVVGGFLLLAAEWLKPRHPRAVGLDDITHRQAFMIGCFQCLALWPGFSRSGATISGGMLVGVSRYAASEFSFILAVPMMLGATVLDLYKSWHFLSLADVPMFAVGFITAFIVALIAIKTFLQVIKRISFVPFAIYRFIVAAAVYMVFL